The following coding sequences are from one Musa acuminata AAA Group cultivar baxijiao chromosome BXJ1-6, Cavendish_Baxijiao_AAA, whole genome shotgun sequence window:
- the LOC135677005 gene encoding uncharacterized protein LOC135677005 isoform X1, translated as MSENGNKKGMKDPLLSDPYSRADDPLVKVDPGQPPPLTWQRKASNKGHQLSEFTLTMGEKLKLAPLGIRLVKQIVEEAARGQVAVIDPLKERVGTSCQGVPLGGIGVGSIGRSYKGDFQRWQLFPGICEEKPVLANQFSAFISRSDGKKYSTVLSPGNPELIKQNSISGAGSWDWNLNGRNTTYHALYPRAWTIYDAGEPDPDLKIVCRQISPFIPHNYKESSYPVAVFTFTLTNLANSSAAVTLLFSWANSVGGTSEFSGHHSNSKMIEKDGVRGVLLHHRTGDGLPSVTYAIAAEETTDVHVSECPCFIISGGSNAFTARDMWCAIKEHGSFDHLDSVEMPLQSEPGSSIGAAVAASVALASQTTCTVTFSLAWACPEVKFPCGKIYHRRYTKFYGTHCDAAASLVRDAIIEHGSWETQIEEWQNPILQDRRLPSWYPVTLFNELYYLNAGGAIWTDGSPPIQSLATIEERKFFLDMSNGDFDSLSEVIAGKNTAVNILNRMTSILEKLYAPIQSNSATGISLLEGEENIGQFLYLEGIEYCMWNTYDVHFYSSYSLIMLFPKLELSIQRDFAAAVMMHDPEKVQTLSDGKWSARKVLGAVPHDLGLNDPWFKVNAYNLHNTDRWKDLNPKFVLQAWRDTVATGDKRFAKAVWPSVYMAIAYMDQFDKDKDGMIENEGFPDQTYDVWSVTGVSSYSGGLWVAALQAASAMAREVGDRASEELFWDKYLKAKSVYHKLWNGSYFNYDNSGSKTSSSIQADQLAGHWYARACGLMSIVDKEKAKSTFQKIFSFNVLKFKDGKRGAVNGMRPDGTIDKSTMQSREIWPGVTYSVAAAMIQEGMLEEAFRTAQGIYEAAWSQEGLGYSFQTPEAWNNEDQYRSLCYMRPLAIWAMQWALSLPPNVCKEPETVLDGEADSKHTVAFSRVAKLLKLPEEETSKSILRVIYEITCGRWYKVEISKSSSLHHFGA; from the exons ATGTCTGAGAATGGAAACAAGAAAGGAATGAAAGATCCTCTATTGAGTGATCCATATTCCAGGGCAGATGACCCTTTG GTAAAGGTGGACCCTGGACAACCTCCTCCTTTAACGTGGCAGAGGAAAGCAAGCAACAAGGGCCACCAATTGTCAGAATTCACCCTGACCATGGGAGAGAAGCTAAAATTG GCTCCCTTGGGTATTCGACTTGTGAAACAAATTGTTGAGGAAGCTGCAAGAGGACAG GTTGCAGTGATTGATCCTCTGAAGGAGCGTGTTGGTACATCCTGCCAGGGTGTTCCTCTCGGTGGCATTGG TGTAGGGAGTATTGGAAGAAGCTACAAAGGTGATTTTCAACGTTGGCAACTGTTCCCTGGAATATGTGAAGAAAAACCTGTACTAGCAAATCAATTTTCT GCTTTTATCTCTCGCTCAGATGGTAAGAAGTATTCAACTGTGCTATCTCCTGGGAATCCAGAATTAATCAA ACAAAATTCCATCTCAGGAGCTGGATCTTGGGATTGGAACCTAAATGGAAGGAATACCACCTATCATGCTTTGTATCCAAGGGCCTGGACCATCTATGATG CAGGTGAACCTGACCCAGATCTTAAAATAGTTTGCCGTCAGATTTCACCATTCATTCCTCACAATTACAAAGAGAGCAGTTATCCTGTTGCAGTATTCACATTCACA CTAACGAACTTGGCAAACAGTTCTGCTGCAGTAACATTGCTTTTTTCTTGGGCT AATTCTGTGGGTGGAACCTCTGAATTTTCTGGACATCATTCTAATTCAAAAATGAT AGAGAAAGATGGTGTTCGTGGAGTACTTTTACATCACAG AACTGGTGATGGCTTGCCTTCAGTAACATATGCTATTGCAGCAGAAGAGACAACTGATGTCCATGTCTCGGAGTGTCCCTGCTTCATAATAAGTGGAGGTTCTAATGCATTTACAGCTAGGGACATGTGGTGCGCAATCAAAGAG CATGGATCTTTTGACCACCTTGATTCGGTTGAGATGCCTCTTCAATCTGAACCTGGATCATCAATTGGAGCAGCTGTTGCAGCTTCTGTGGCACTTGCTTCACAGACAACCTGCACTGTGACATTTTCTTTAGCATGGGCTTGCCCTGAAGTAAAGTTTCCTTGTGGAAAGATTTATCATAG GCGCTATACCAAATTTTATGGAACACATTGTGATGCAGCAGCAAGTCTTGTGCGTGATGCCATTATTG AGCATGGCTCCTGGGAGACCCAGATTGAAGAATGGCAAAATCCTATTCTGCAAGACAGGAGGCTCCCTTCTTG GTATCCTGTCACTTTATTCAATGAACTATACTATCTTAATGCTGGAGGAGCAATTTGGACAG ATGGGTCACCTCCAATTCAGAGTTTGGCAACTattgaggaaagaaaattcttccTCGATATGTCAAATGGAGATTTCGATAGTTTGTCTGAGGTCATAGCAGGAAAGAATACTGCAGTCAATATCCTTAATAGAATGACATCAATACTTGAAAAGTTGTATGCGCCCATTCAATCAAACTCAGCCACAGGGATATCATTGCTTGAAGGAGAAGAAAACATTGGTCAGTTTCTCTATCTTGAAGGGATTGAGTACTGTATGTGGAATACGTATGACGTCCACTTCTATTCATCTTATTCCCTGATAATGCTGTTTCCAAAACTTGAACTCAGCATTCAACGAGACTTTGCTGCAGCAGTAATGATGCATGATCCTGAGAAGGTTCAAACTCTGAGTGATGGCAAGTGGTCTGCAAGAAAAGTTCTTGGAGCTGTTCCTCATGATCTTGGGCTTAATGACCCATGGTTCAAGGTCAATGCTTATAATCTTCACAACACAGATAGATGGAAGGACTTGAACCCTAAATTTGTACTTCAGGCTTGGAGAGACACGGTAGCCACCGGTGACAAGCGCTTTGCAAAAGCTGTTTGGCCTTCAGTCTACATGGCAATTGCCTACATGGATCAGTTTGACAAGGATAAAGATGGAATGATTGAAAATGAAGGCTTTCCGGATCAAACGTATGATGTCTGGTCAGTTACTGGTGTTAGCTCATATAGTGGAGGACTTTGGGTGGCTGCTCTGCAAGCTGCTTCAGCCATGGCACGTGAAGTTGGTGACAGAGCCTCTGAAGAACTTTTCTGGGACAAGTATCTGAAAGCAAAATCTGTTTATCACAAGTTGTGGAATGGTTCTTACTTCAATTATGACAACAGTGGTAGCAAGACAAGCTCATCTATTCAGGCTGATCAGTTAGCTGGACATTG GTATGCTAGAGCATGCGGTCTTATGTCAATCGTTGACAAGGAGAAAGCAAAAAGTACATTTCAGAAAATCTTTAGCtttaatgtcttaaaattcaaggATGGCAAGAGGGGAGCAGTTAATGGGATGAGACCAGATGGCACTATTGATAAGTCTACCATGCAGTCAAGAGAGATATGGCCTGGAGTAACATATTCAGTTGCTGCTGCGATGATTCAAGAAGGCATGTTAGAAGAAGCATTCAGAACTGCACAAGGGATATATGAAGCTGCCTGGTCCCAAGAAGGACTTGG GTACTCGTTCCAGACCCCTGAAGCTTGGAATAATGAGGATCAATACCGGTCGCTCTGCTACATGCGCCCCTTGGCAATATGGGCAATGCAATGGGCATTGTCACTGCCGCCGAATGTCTGTAAAGAACCTGAGACGGTTTTAGATGGCGAGGCTGATTCTAAGCACACAGTGGCATTCTCAAGAGTGGCTAAGCTGCTTAAATTGCCAGAGGAAGAAACTTCGAAGAGCATTCTCCGGGTTATCTATGAAATCACTTGCG GAAGATGGTATAAAGTTGAGATCTCAAAAAGCTCATCACTGCATCATTTTGGGGCCTAA
- the LOC135677005 gene encoding uncharacterized protein LOC135677005 isoform X3 — protein sequence MSENGNKKGMKDPLLSDPYSRADDPLVKVDPGQPPPLTWQRKASNKGHQLSEFTLTMGEKLKLAPLGIRLVKQIVEEAARGQVAVIDPLKERVGTSCQGVPLGGIGVGSIGRSYKGDFQRWQLFPGICEEKPVLANQFSAFISRSDGKKYSTVLSPGNPELIKQNSISGAGSWDWNLNGRNTTYHALYPRAWTIYDAGEPDPDLKIVCRQISPFIPHNYKESSYPVAVFTFTLTNLANSSAAVTLLFSWANSVGGTSEFSGHHSNSKMIEKDGVRGVLLHHRTGDGLPSVTYAIAAEETTDVHVSECPCFIISGGSNAFTARDMWCAIKEHGSFDHLDSVEMPLQSEPGSSIGAAVAASVALASQTTCTVTFSLAWACPEVKFPCGKIYHRRYTKFYGTHCDAAASLVRDAIIEHGSWETQIEEWQNPILQDRRLPSWYPVTLFNELYYLNAGGAIWTDGSPPIQSLATIEERKFFLDMSNGDFDSLSEVIAGKNTAVNILNRMTSILEKLYAPIQSNSATGISLLEGEENIGQFLYLEGIEYCMWNTYDVHFYSSYSLIMLFPKLELSIQRDFAAAVMMHDPEKVQTLSDGKWSARKVLGAVPHDLGLNDPWFKVNAYNLHNTDRWKDLNPKFVLQAWRDTVATGDKRFAKAVWPSVYMAIAYMDQFDKDKDGMIENEGFPDQTYDVWSVTGVSSYSGGLWVAALQAASAMAREVGDRASEELFWDKYLKAKSVYHKLWNGSYFNYDNSGSKTSSSIQADQLAGHWYARACGLMSIVDKEKAKSTFQKIFSFNVLKFKDGKRGAVNGMRPDGTIDKSTMQSREIWPGVTYSVAAAMIQEGMLEEAFRTAQGIYEAAWSQEGLGYSFQTPEAWNNEDQYRSLCYMRPLAIWAMQWALSLPPNVCKEPETVLDGEADSKHTVAFSRVAKLLKLPEEETSKSILRVIYEITCGRLRKMV from the exons ATGTCTGAGAATGGAAACAAGAAAGGAATGAAAGATCCTCTATTGAGTGATCCATATTCCAGGGCAGATGACCCTTTG GTAAAGGTGGACCCTGGACAACCTCCTCCTTTAACGTGGCAGAGGAAAGCAAGCAACAAGGGCCACCAATTGTCAGAATTCACCCTGACCATGGGAGAGAAGCTAAAATTG GCTCCCTTGGGTATTCGACTTGTGAAACAAATTGTTGAGGAAGCTGCAAGAGGACAG GTTGCAGTGATTGATCCTCTGAAGGAGCGTGTTGGTACATCCTGCCAGGGTGTTCCTCTCGGTGGCATTGG TGTAGGGAGTATTGGAAGAAGCTACAAAGGTGATTTTCAACGTTGGCAACTGTTCCCTGGAATATGTGAAGAAAAACCTGTACTAGCAAATCAATTTTCT GCTTTTATCTCTCGCTCAGATGGTAAGAAGTATTCAACTGTGCTATCTCCTGGGAATCCAGAATTAATCAA ACAAAATTCCATCTCAGGAGCTGGATCTTGGGATTGGAACCTAAATGGAAGGAATACCACCTATCATGCTTTGTATCCAAGGGCCTGGACCATCTATGATG CAGGTGAACCTGACCCAGATCTTAAAATAGTTTGCCGTCAGATTTCACCATTCATTCCTCACAATTACAAAGAGAGCAGTTATCCTGTTGCAGTATTCACATTCACA CTAACGAACTTGGCAAACAGTTCTGCTGCAGTAACATTGCTTTTTTCTTGGGCT AATTCTGTGGGTGGAACCTCTGAATTTTCTGGACATCATTCTAATTCAAAAATGAT AGAGAAAGATGGTGTTCGTGGAGTACTTTTACATCACAG AACTGGTGATGGCTTGCCTTCAGTAACATATGCTATTGCAGCAGAAGAGACAACTGATGTCCATGTCTCGGAGTGTCCCTGCTTCATAATAAGTGGAGGTTCTAATGCATTTACAGCTAGGGACATGTGGTGCGCAATCAAAGAG CATGGATCTTTTGACCACCTTGATTCGGTTGAGATGCCTCTTCAATCTGAACCTGGATCATCAATTGGAGCAGCTGTTGCAGCTTCTGTGGCACTTGCTTCACAGACAACCTGCACTGTGACATTTTCTTTAGCATGGGCTTGCCCTGAAGTAAAGTTTCCTTGTGGAAAGATTTATCATAG GCGCTATACCAAATTTTATGGAACACATTGTGATGCAGCAGCAAGTCTTGTGCGTGATGCCATTATTG AGCATGGCTCCTGGGAGACCCAGATTGAAGAATGGCAAAATCCTATTCTGCAAGACAGGAGGCTCCCTTCTTG GTATCCTGTCACTTTATTCAATGAACTATACTATCTTAATGCTGGAGGAGCAATTTGGACAG ATGGGTCACCTCCAATTCAGAGTTTGGCAACTattgaggaaagaaaattcttccTCGATATGTCAAATGGAGATTTCGATAGTTTGTCTGAGGTCATAGCAGGAAAGAATACTGCAGTCAATATCCTTAATAGAATGACATCAATACTTGAAAAGTTGTATGCGCCCATTCAATCAAACTCAGCCACAGGGATATCATTGCTTGAAGGAGAAGAAAACATTGGTCAGTTTCTCTATCTTGAAGGGATTGAGTACTGTATGTGGAATACGTATGACGTCCACTTCTATTCATCTTATTCCCTGATAATGCTGTTTCCAAAACTTGAACTCAGCATTCAACGAGACTTTGCTGCAGCAGTAATGATGCATGATCCTGAGAAGGTTCAAACTCTGAGTGATGGCAAGTGGTCTGCAAGAAAAGTTCTTGGAGCTGTTCCTCATGATCTTGGGCTTAATGACCCATGGTTCAAGGTCAATGCTTATAATCTTCACAACACAGATAGATGGAAGGACTTGAACCCTAAATTTGTACTTCAGGCTTGGAGAGACACGGTAGCCACCGGTGACAAGCGCTTTGCAAAAGCTGTTTGGCCTTCAGTCTACATGGCAATTGCCTACATGGATCAGTTTGACAAGGATAAAGATGGAATGATTGAAAATGAAGGCTTTCCGGATCAAACGTATGATGTCTGGTCAGTTACTGGTGTTAGCTCATATAGTGGAGGACTTTGGGTGGCTGCTCTGCAAGCTGCTTCAGCCATGGCACGTGAAGTTGGTGACAGAGCCTCTGAAGAACTTTTCTGGGACAAGTATCTGAAAGCAAAATCTGTTTATCACAAGTTGTGGAATGGTTCTTACTTCAATTATGACAACAGTGGTAGCAAGACAAGCTCATCTATTCAGGCTGATCAGTTAGCTGGACATTG GTATGCTAGAGCATGCGGTCTTATGTCAATCGTTGACAAGGAGAAAGCAAAAAGTACATTTCAGAAAATCTTTAGCtttaatgtcttaaaattcaaggATGGCAAGAGGGGAGCAGTTAATGGGATGAGACCAGATGGCACTATTGATAAGTCTACCATGCAGTCAAGAGAGATATGGCCTGGAGTAACATATTCAGTTGCTGCTGCGATGATTCAAGAAGGCATGTTAGAAGAAGCATTCAGAACTGCACAAGGGATATATGAAGCTGCCTGGTCCCAAGAAGGACTTGG GTACTCGTTCCAGACCCCTGAAGCTTGGAATAATGAGGATCAATACCGGTCGCTCTGCTACATGCGCCCCTTGGCAATATGGGCAATGCAATGGGCATTGTCACTGCCGCCGAATGTCTGTAAAGAACCTGAGACGGTTTTAGATGGCGAGGCTGATTCTAAGCACACAGTGGCATTCTCAAGAGTGGCTAAGCTGCTTAAATTGCCAGAGGAAGAAACTTCGAAGAGCATTCTCCGGGTTATCTATGAAATCACTTGCGGTAGGCTGAG GAAGATGGTATAA
- the LOC135677005 gene encoding uncharacterized protein LOC135677005 isoform X2, producing MSENGNKKGMKDPLLSDPYSRADDPLVKVDPGQPPPLTWQRKASNKGHQLSEFTLTMGEKLKLAPLGIRLVKQIVEEAARGQVAVIDPLKERVGTSCQGVPLGGIGVGSIGRSYKGDFQRWQLFPGICEEKPVLANQFSAFISRSDGKKYSTVLSPGNPELIKQNSISGAGSWDWNLNGRNTTYHALYPRAWTIYDGEPDPDLKIVCRQISPFIPHNYKESSYPVAVFTFTLTNLANSSAAVTLLFSWANSVGGTSEFSGHHSNSKMIEKDGVRGVLLHHRTGDGLPSVTYAIAAEETTDVHVSECPCFIISGGSNAFTARDMWCAIKEHGSFDHLDSVEMPLQSEPGSSIGAAVAASVALASQTTCTVTFSLAWACPEVKFPCGKIYHRRYTKFYGTHCDAAASLVRDAIIEHGSWETQIEEWQNPILQDRRLPSWYPVTLFNELYYLNAGGAIWTDGSPPIQSLATIEERKFFLDMSNGDFDSLSEVIAGKNTAVNILNRMTSILEKLYAPIQSNSATGISLLEGEENIGQFLYLEGIEYCMWNTYDVHFYSSYSLIMLFPKLELSIQRDFAAAVMMHDPEKVQTLSDGKWSARKVLGAVPHDLGLNDPWFKVNAYNLHNTDRWKDLNPKFVLQAWRDTVATGDKRFAKAVWPSVYMAIAYMDQFDKDKDGMIENEGFPDQTYDVWSVTGVSSYSGGLWVAALQAASAMAREVGDRASEELFWDKYLKAKSVYHKLWNGSYFNYDNSGSKTSSSIQADQLAGHWYARACGLMSIVDKEKAKSTFQKIFSFNVLKFKDGKRGAVNGMRPDGTIDKSTMQSREIWPGVTYSVAAAMIQEGMLEEAFRTAQGIYEAAWSQEGLGYSFQTPEAWNNEDQYRSLCYMRPLAIWAMQWALSLPPNVCKEPETVLDGEADSKHTVAFSRVAKLLKLPEEETSKSILRVIYEITCGRWYKVEISKSSSLHHFGA from the exons ATGTCTGAGAATGGAAACAAGAAAGGAATGAAAGATCCTCTATTGAGTGATCCATATTCCAGGGCAGATGACCCTTTG GTAAAGGTGGACCCTGGACAACCTCCTCCTTTAACGTGGCAGAGGAAAGCAAGCAACAAGGGCCACCAATTGTCAGAATTCACCCTGACCATGGGAGAGAAGCTAAAATTG GCTCCCTTGGGTATTCGACTTGTGAAACAAATTGTTGAGGAAGCTGCAAGAGGACAG GTTGCAGTGATTGATCCTCTGAAGGAGCGTGTTGGTACATCCTGCCAGGGTGTTCCTCTCGGTGGCATTGG TGTAGGGAGTATTGGAAGAAGCTACAAAGGTGATTTTCAACGTTGGCAACTGTTCCCTGGAATATGTGAAGAAAAACCTGTACTAGCAAATCAATTTTCT GCTTTTATCTCTCGCTCAGATGGTAAGAAGTATTCAACTGTGCTATCTCCTGGGAATCCAGAATTAATCAA ACAAAATTCCATCTCAGGAGCTGGATCTTGGGATTGGAACCTAAATGGAAGGAATACCACCTATCATGCTTTGTATCCAAGGGCCTGGACCATCTATGATG GTGAACCTGACCCAGATCTTAAAATAGTTTGCCGTCAGATTTCACCATTCATTCCTCACAATTACAAAGAGAGCAGTTATCCTGTTGCAGTATTCACATTCACA CTAACGAACTTGGCAAACAGTTCTGCTGCAGTAACATTGCTTTTTTCTTGGGCT AATTCTGTGGGTGGAACCTCTGAATTTTCTGGACATCATTCTAATTCAAAAATGAT AGAGAAAGATGGTGTTCGTGGAGTACTTTTACATCACAG AACTGGTGATGGCTTGCCTTCAGTAACATATGCTATTGCAGCAGAAGAGACAACTGATGTCCATGTCTCGGAGTGTCCCTGCTTCATAATAAGTGGAGGTTCTAATGCATTTACAGCTAGGGACATGTGGTGCGCAATCAAAGAG CATGGATCTTTTGACCACCTTGATTCGGTTGAGATGCCTCTTCAATCTGAACCTGGATCATCAATTGGAGCAGCTGTTGCAGCTTCTGTGGCACTTGCTTCACAGACAACCTGCACTGTGACATTTTCTTTAGCATGGGCTTGCCCTGAAGTAAAGTTTCCTTGTGGAAAGATTTATCATAG GCGCTATACCAAATTTTATGGAACACATTGTGATGCAGCAGCAAGTCTTGTGCGTGATGCCATTATTG AGCATGGCTCCTGGGAGACCCAGATTGAAGAATGGCAAAATCCTATTCTGCAAGACAGGAGGCTCCCTTCTTG GTATCCTGTCACTTTATTCAATGAACTATACTATCTTAATGCTGGAGGAGCAATTTGGACAG ATGGGTCACCTCCAATTCAGAGTTTGGCAACTattgaggaaagaaaattcttccTCGATATGTCAAATGGAGATTTCGATAGTTTGTCTGAGGTCATAGCAGGAAAGAATACTGCAGTCAATATCCTTAATAGAATGACATCAATACTTGAAAAGTTGTATGCGCCCATTCAATCAAACTCAGCCACAGGGATATCATTGCTTGAAGGAGAAGAAAACATTGGTCAGTTTCTCTATCTTGAAGGGATTGAGTACTGTATGTGGAATACGTATGACGTCCACTTCTATTCATCTTATTCCCTGATAATGCTGTTTCCAAAACTTGAACTCAGCATTCAACGAGACTTTGCTGCAGCAGTAATGATGCATGATCCTGAGAAGGTTCAAACTCTGAGTGATGGCAAGTGGTCTGCAAGAAAAGTTCTTGGAGCTGTTCCTCATGATCTTGGGCTTAATGACCCATGGTTCAAGGTCAATGCTTATAATCTTCACAACACAGATAGATGGAAGGACTTGAACCCTAAATTTGTACTTCAGGCTTGGAGAGACACGGTAGCCACCGGTGACAAGCGCTTTGCAAAAGCTGTTTGGCCTTCAGTCTACATGGCAATTGCCTACATGGATCAGTTTGACAAGGATAAAGATGGAATGATTGAAAATGAAGGCTTTCCGGATCAAACGTATGATGTCTGGTCAGTTACTGGTGTTAGCTCATATAGTGGAGGACTTTGGGTGGCTGCTCTGCAAGCTGCTTCAGCCATGGCACGTGAAGTTGGTGACAGAGCCTCTGAAGAACTTTTCTGGGACAAGTATCTGAAAGCAAAATCTGTTTATCACAAGTTGTGGAATGGTTCTTACTTCAATTATGACAACAGTGGTAGCAAGACAAGCTCATCTATTCAGGCTGATCAGTTAGCTGGACATTG GTATGCTAGAGCATGCGGTCTTATGTCAATCGTTGACAAGGAGAAAGCAAAAAGTACATTTCAGAAAATCTTTAGCtttaatgtcttaaaattcaaggATGGCAAGAGGGGAGCAGTTAATGGGATGAGACCAGATGGCACTATTGATAAGTCTACCATGCAGTCAAGAGAGATATGGCCTGGAGTAACATATTCAGTTGCTGCTGCGATGATTCAAGAAGGCATGTTAGAAGAAGCATTCAGAACTGCACAAGGGATATATGAAGCTGCCTGGTCCCAAGAAGGACTTGG GTACTCGTTCCAGACCCCTGAAGCTTGGAATAATGAGGATCAATACCGGTCGCTCTGCTACATGCGCCCCTTGGCAATATGGGCAATGCAATGGGCATTGTCACTGCCGCCGAATGTCTGTAAAGAACCTGAGACGGTTTTAGATGGCGAGGCTGATTCTAAGCACACAGTGGCATTCTCAAGAGTGGCTAAGCTGCTTAAATTGCCAGAGGAAGAAACTTCGAAGAGCATTCTCCGGGTTATCTATGAAATCACTTGCG GAAGATGGTATAAAGTTGAGATCTCAAAAAGCTCATCACTGCATCATTTTGGGGCCTAA